The Alkalibacter rhizosphaerae genomic sequence TGGTGGAGTTGTTGAAAGAGAAAGTGGCCAATAAGGATGTGAAAGTGGTCTTTTGTCCGCCTTATACGTCTCTTGTGGCTGTTAAAGAAGGTCTGGATGGTTCAACAGTAGGTCTGGGCGCCCAGAACATGCACTTTGAAGACAATGGTGCCTTTACGGGAGAGATCAGCGCAGACATGTTATTGGATCTGGGTGTGGAATACGTGATCATCGGCCATTCGGAACGCAGACAGTATTTCAACGAGACCAATGAAACGGTGAACAAAAAATTGCACAAGGCCCTGGAAAAAGGGTTGATCCCCATCGTTTGTGTGGGAGAATCCCTCCAAGAACGGGAAGAGGGAATCCAGGAAGCGGTGGTGACCACCCAGGTATGTGAAGCCTTTAAAAACGTCCAAGCGGATGATGCCGCCAAGACAGTGGTAGCCTATGAACCCATCTGGGCCATCGGAACGGGAAAGACTGCCACTAGCGACCAGGCGGAGGAAGTTTGCCGATGGATCCGGGAGAACCTGGAAAAAATATACGATTCCGAAGTGGCGCAAACAGTTCGGATCCAGTACGGTGGAAGTGTCAATGCTTCCAACGTGGATGAACTGATGGGCATGCCCAATATCGACGGCGCTCTTGTCGGTGGAGCCAGTTTGAAGGAAGATTTTGTGCGCATCGTTCAATTTGGTGCGTGATCGGACTGGAGAGAGGAGAATTCATGTTAACAGCAATCATCATCCTGGACGGATATGGATATTCAGAATACGTAGAAGGAAATGCGACCTTGGCGGCAAACACTCCGGTATTGGACAAGCTTTGGGAGGAAAAACCCCATTCTTTCATGCGGTGCAGCGGATTGGATGTAGGCCTGCCCCCGGGACAGATGGGAAATTCAGAAGTGGGTCATCTCAACATCGGAGCAGGCCGGATCGTGTATCAGGAGTTGACCAGGATCACCAAGTCCATTGAAGATGGGGATTTTTTTGAAAACCCGACTCTGGTTGAAGCCGTAGATCAAGCTGTCCAAGGAGGAAAAGCACTGCATCTGCTTGGATTGGTTTCCGATGGCGGGGTCCACAGTCACAACACCCACATATATGCGTTGTTGGAACTGGCAAAGCGCAGAGGCTTGGATCGGGTCTTTGTCCATTGTTTTTTGGATGGCAGGGATACACCGCCCAACAGCGGGAAAACCTATGTCAAAGAATTGATGGAAAAAATGGAAGAGCTGGGTGTTGGAAAAGTTTCCACCATTTCAGGAAGGTACTATGCCATGGACCGGGACAATCGGTGGAAGCGAACCTTGAATTCCTATGACGCCATGACTGTTGGTTTTGGAGAATCAACGGACGATCCCCTGGCTGCCATCCAGTCATCTTACGAAGAGGGCGTTACCGATGAGTTTATGGAACCCACGGTGGTTTTGGAAAACGAAGCACCGGTAGGCATGATCCGTCCTGGTGATTCTGTCATCTTTTTCAACTTCCGTCCGGACCGGGCTAGACAAATGACCCGGGCTTTGACGGAGCCGGAGTTTGATGGATTTGAACGAAAGACGGGATTTCTTGGATTGCATTATGTGACCATGACCATGTATGACACGACCATGACCAACTTGAAGGTTGCCTATGCACCACAAACCGTGACCAACACCCTGGGATCCTATTTGAGTGATAAGGGAATGCGGCAGCTTCGCATTGCCGAAACGGAAAAATACGCTCATGTCACCTATTTTTTCAACGGTGGAGTCGAAAAGGAATATCCCTTGGAAGATCGGATCCTAGTGCCGTCACCCAAGGTGGCCACCTATGATCTGAAACCGGAAATGAGTGCAGTTGAAGTGACGGACCGGGTGGTGGAAGCCATACAAACCCAGGATTACGATTTGATCGTTCTCAACTATGCCAATTGCGACATGGTGGGGCATACCGGCGTATTCGATGCAGCAGTTAAAGCGGTGGAAACGGTGGATGCCTGTTTGGGACGAACCTTGGAGGCTTTGGAGAAAAAAGGGGGAGTAGCGATCATTACTGCAGATCACGGAAATGCGGAACAAATGATCGATCCTCAAACGAAGAAAGTATTTACCGCCCATACCAGCAATCCGGTGAAGTGCATCCTTTTCGGCAAGGACGATGTACAGATCCGGGATGGCCGTCTGGCGGATCTGGCGCCAACCATTTTGGAGCTGCAAGGGCTGGAAAAACCGCAGGAAATGACAGGAGAAAGCCTGATCGTACGTTTATAAAATAATAATGAAGCAGGAAAGGAAGAACGAGCATGACAATGATAATTGATGTATTTGCAAGAGAAATTCTGGATTCCAGAGGGAATCCGACTGTAGAAGTTGAGGTAGAACTGGAAAGCGGAGCCATCGGCCGGGCAGCGGTTCCGTCGGGAGCATCAACTGGAGCCTTTGAAGCAGTGGAGTTGCGGGACGGAGATGCAAGCCGTTACATGGGAAAAGGAGTTCTGCGTGCCGTGGAAAACGTCAATGACATCATCGCACCGGAGATCATCGGTTTGAACGCAGTAGACCAAGTGGGCATCGACAAGGTGCTTATTGCTTTGGATGGTACGCCCAACAAGGCGAGACTGGGTGCCAATGCCATTTTGGGCGTATCCATGGCGGTAGCACGGGCAGCTGCGGAGGCAGTGGGCTTGTCCTTGTACCAATACCTGGGAGGCGTAAATGC encodes the following:
- the tpiA gene encoding triose-phosphate isomerase; protein product: MRKPIIAGNWKMNKTATEAVALVELLKEKVANKDVKVVFCPPYTSLVAVKEGLDGSTVGLGAQNMHFEDNGAFTGEISADMLLDLGVEYVIIGHSERRQYFNETNETVNKKLHKALEKGLIPIVCVGESLQEREEGIQEAVVTTQVCEAFKNVQADDAAKTVVAYEPIWAIGTGKTATSDQAEEVCRWIRENLEKIYDSEVAQTVRIQYGGSVNASNVDELMGMPNIDGALVGGASLKEDFVRIVQFGA
- the gpmI gene encoding 2,3-bisphosphoglycerate-independent phosphoglycerate mutase; the protein is MLTAIIILDGYGYSEYVEGNATLAANTPVLDKLWEEKPHSFMRCSGLDVGLPPGQMGNSEVGHLNIGAGRIVYQELTRITKSIEDGDFFENPTLVEAVDQAVQGGKALHLLGLVSDGGVHSHNTHIYALLELAKRRGLDRVFVHCFLDGRDTPPNSGKTYVKELMEKMEELGVGKVSTISGRYYAMDRDNRWKRTLNSYDAMTVGFGESTDDPLAAIQSSYEEGVTDEFMEPTVVLENEAPVGMIRPGDSVIFFNFRPDRARQMTRALTEPEFDGFERKTGFLGLHYVTMTMYDTTMTNLKVAYAPQTVTNTLGSYLSDKGMRQLRIAETEKYAHVTYFFNGGVEKEYPLEDRILVPSPKVATYDLKPEMSAVEVTDRVVEAIQTQDYDLIVLNYANCDMVGHTGVFDAAVKAVETVDACLGRTLEALEKKGGVAIITADHGNAEQMIDPQTKKVFTAHTSNPVKCILFGKDDVQIRDGRLADLAPTILELQGLEKPQEMTGESLIVRL